A single region of the Denticeps clupeoides chromosome 18, fDenClu1.1, whole genome shotgun sequence genome encodes:
- the adgrg4a gene encoding adhesion G-protein coupled receptor G4: MSTLYLLSSGSFNPSLWGKKATLMGGPCYWHLSGQCEVPTLKELSVCLVLQRRLKTFDWTAFEYKLHNEHWVELGLTGSNGRLNVWLFGAMLDVEEDLPLHQWHTICLTWSSSNSRLQVYINGSLHMDEAVNGSLLLGNGTLTLGVSHSLVNGEMVYETGTELMGDITLFRMWSQHMGHKELESHKCVEGDMFTWSERDWIHQGCQLVPDNRLTCDWSRYKIETRISVIQEHSDITENNITKLVKLWLETQFHLNMSVQNIVISPLSLAHSQSNNLGVEDEEKQLLQDVLSQQDMNILNFVMIPQWQNNGCSFQVQAPAGNVTQTMGRIFDCLTKIYLCGSISIQAQRKEINISQIQPGTCPEHDQQTIYGWYFWPETQPQETIIMICEKNSQESATRLCKLDGMTDKAVWDPPDMASCEKIGVDINDLDNITVTGNNSQYVVDIIMTLLTNQTELSQTELNTMLDKLHDVVSISPISTELGEDMVSIVSDMLDTRVDLTALTNRILELTDSIGDKMDFEGEKFNTTVPSLALQIINVNPNQFTGLTFGVSSFFSGQSPEIFVSQLSDVQPIAGNVASISLPLALGSIFPHNSTIRPRVQFHFYGTQSLFKDPGNNMTLNSYIVSASVTNASISDLQQPVIITLHHLIPAKDVSRTPISEKDEQILTIISNLGCGLSSIFLGITLLTYITFEKLRKDYPSKILMNLSFALFGLNMIFLVNSWLASFDNYGLCITVAVVQHFFLLSTFTWMGLEALHMYFALVKVFNIYVHSYILKFCAVGWGLPIVVVCLVLAIDKDVYGNSVQGDSLKVSQDSSVFCWVQNDKAFYATVVSFIALILLFNLIMFGMVLVQIRTMQSNKPARWSNSFTRDLRVVVSLTFLLGLTWLLAFFSWGPVKTPFMYMFAVLNSLQGFFIFIFHCLMNENVKKEWKIHFGLGSNKQSDWSRSMTASAHPQQSTLITSEKTSSIRTVSNSLNSEDSHILTS; this comes from the exons ATGAGCACATTGTACCTCCTCAGTTCAG GTTCCTTTAACCCCAGTCTCTGGGGGAAGAAGGCTACATTGATGGGAGGACCATGCTATTGGCACCTCAGCGGTCAGTGTGAGGTCCCAACGCTGAAGGaattaagtgtgtgtttggtccTGCAACGGAGATTGAAGACATTTGACTGGACAGCCTTTGAGTACAAGCTTCACAATGAGCATTGGGTTGAGTTAGGTTTAACAGGTAGCAATGGGCGACTGAATGTGTGGCTCTTTGGAGCCATGTTGGATGTAGAAGAAGACCTACCACTCCACCAGTGGCACACCATTTGCTTAACCTGGTCTAGCAGTAACAGTCGGCTTCAGGTCTACATTAATGGCAGCCTGCATATGGATGAAGCAGTTAATGGTTCTCTTCTGCTTGGCAACGGAACACTGACGTTGGGGGTCTCACACAGCCTGGTGAATGGAGAGATGGTTTATGAAACTGGTACAGAGCTGATGGGGGACATAACCTTGTTTCGAATGTGGAGCCAGCACATGGGTCATAAGGAGCTGGAAAGTCACAAGTGTGTGGAGGGGGACATGTTCACCTGGAGTGAACGTGACTGGATCCATCAGGGCTGCCAACTGGTACCTGACAACAGGCTAACGTGTG ATTGGTCAAGGTATAAAATTGAAACAAGGATCTCAGTCATTCAGGAGCACAGTGACATCACTGAAAATAATATCACGAAGCTTGTCAAGCTATGG CTTGAGACTCAGTTCCATCTTAACATGTCAGTGCAAAACATTGTCATCTCACCTTTAAG CCTAGCTCATTCTCAGAGTAATAATCTTGGAGTAGAAGATGAGGAGAAGCAGCTG CTTCAAGATGTTTTAAGTCAACAAGACATGAATATCTTAAACTTTGTGATGATACCACAGTGGCAAAA TAATGGCTGCTCATTTCAAGTGCAAGCACCAGCAGGAAATGTGACTCAGACAATGGGACGCATTTTTGACTGCCTGACTAAAATATACCTCTGTGGCTCCATCTCCATCCAGGCCCAGAGAAAAGAGATCAACATCTCACAAATAC AGCCAGGTACCTGTCCCGAGCACGACCAGCAGACCATCTATGGTTGGTACTTTTGGCCTGAGACGCAGCCGCAGGAGACAATCATCATGATCTGTGAGAAAAATTCTCAAGAAAGTGCCACCAGACTCTG TAAATTAGATGGCATGACAGATAAAGCCGTGTGGGATCCTCCAGACATGGCATCATGTGAGAAGATTGGGGTGGATATCAATGATTTGGACAATATCACTGTCACAGGAA ATAACTCCCAATATGTTGTGGATATTATCATGACTTTGCTCACTAACCAGACTGAACTGAGCCAGACTGAGCTAAACACTATGCTGGACAAGCTTCATGATGTAGTGAGCATAAGTCCAATTTCAACAGAACTTGGGGAAGACATGGTCAGCATAGTTTCAGACATGCTGGACACCAGGGTGGATTTGACTGCACTCACAAACAG AATCCTTGAACTCACCGACAGCATTGGGGACAAAATGGACTTTGAAGGTGAAAAATTCAACACAACAGTCCCTTCTCTGGCCCTCCAGATAATCAACGTCAACCCAAACCAATTCACTGGCCTCACCTTTGGGGTGTCCTCCTTCTTTAGTGGCCAGTCACCAGAG ATTTTTGTCAGCCAGTTGTCTGATGTACAGCCCATTGCTGGCAACGTAGCCTCCATTTCGCTGCCTTTAGCTCTAGGCAGCATCTTCCCTCACAACAGCACCATCAGACCACGCGTTCAGTTCCATTTCTACGGCACTCAGTCCCTTTTCAAG GACCCTGGTAACAACATGACACTGAATTCTTACATAGTATCAGCCAGTGTCACCAATGCCAGCATCAGCGACCTACAGCAACCGGTCATCATCACTCTGCATCATCTTATTCCAGCAAAG GATGTCTCCAGGACTCCCATTAGTGAGAAGGATGAGCAGATTCTGACCATCATCTCCAATCTAGGCTGTGGATTGTCTTCCATCTTCCTAGGGATCACTCTGCTCACTTACATAACCTTTGA GAAATTACGTAAGGACTACCCATCCAAAATCCTCATGAACCTGTCATTTGCTTTGTTTGGCCTGAACATGATCTTTTTGGTTAACTCCTGGCTGGCATCCTTTGATAACTATGGCCTCTGCATAACCGTGGCCGTGGTTCAGCACTTCTTCCTCCTTTCCACCTTCACTTGGATGGGCCTGGAGGCTCTGCACATGTACTTTGCCCTGGTCAAGGTGTTCAACATCTATGTGCATTCGTACATCCTCAAATTTTGTGCAGTTGGATGGG GTTTGCCAATTGTGGTTGTTTGCCTGGTTCTGGCCATAGATAAGGATGTTTATGGTAATTCCGTTCAGGGAGATTCATTAAAGGTCTCTCAAGACAGTTCAGTTTT TTGCTGGGTGCAGAATGACAAGGCATTTTATGCCACTGTGGTGTCCTTCATTGCGCTCATCTTGCTTTTCAACCTTATCATGTTCGGCATGGTTCTGGTCCAGATCCGAACTATGCAGTCCAACAAGCCAGCAAGATGGAGTAACAGCTTCACACGTGACCTGCGAGTGGTGGTCAGCCTAACTTTCCTGTTGGGGCTCACCTGGTTGCTTGCATTTTTCAGCTGGGGACCTGTCAAGACCCCCTTCATGTATATGTTTGCTGTGCTGAACAGTCTGCAgg GGttcttcatattcatattccacTGCCTAATGAATGAGAATGTGAAGAAGGAGTGGAAGATCCACTTCGGACTCGGATCCAATAAACAGAGTG ACTGGAGTCGTTCCATGACTGCTTCTGCTCATCCCCAGCAAAGCACTCTCATAACATCAGAGAAGACCAGCTCTATCAGGACCGTCTCTAATTCATTAAACTCAGAAGACAGTCACATCCTCACCTCATGA